A genomic window from bacterium includes:
- a CDS encoding cytochrome c3 family protein, whose amino-acid sequence MPESSRQECAVCHYEWHPDHSIKDNPDRIPRYIGHKRYVTDEWICYSCHDGSMVDSRKAWKKKISHPTKIVPSKKVTIADKYPLYFMNNFAYKDEDGTFYGELDCGSCHTAHAVGAQDGVVPERATYLRQENKNSEMCMDCHKDKTNGPKEGMHPINVDSIPFTKELKDAGAYSGDKPNKVICESCHKIHSAEAENLLLFPVKGPEVESAKLCEACHTNNPSKKEGAGHDTHPVNVPQKKASIPYRWHSGNPSSTGKDKSLICVSCHSPHYAAKETHLLADNNKNSSFCEICHMDKLNKDTGEKNTGTHPVDVPLANEMHPEGLTFGQNNLVICESCHKVHNAADNAANDGTDGKIMAVSNKNSGLCRQCHETKYANGIEEGEQKGTHPVNLVPSEAVIAPSLTALGARKGVDEKLVCESCHKIHDSAPKTRNLLADNKFSGLCNTCHENKIIRGIRDSISSIKHPVNIISDKVKIAEDIMKAGGALGPNKEMICTTCHLPHKGIKNTPLLVLGNDQSSICLDCHKDKKAVFYSDHNLAITAKDEPNIKNQTVEQSGICGPCHFSHGWAKKLTGDGDFVTQLCISCHNKDGSAGKKPIDKYSHPTDKSIKKADGTSSLPLFDELGKQKTDGEGNIFCTSCHDPHVWDPNKIDTAYSQNREGDFTNSFLRKSNDAKSSLCKDCHEDKFFVENTEHDLSITAKDAKNIEGKTSSSGGICSACHLAHNGKERKIWAREVPQTGKDTSTNLCVSCHSEKNPGADKKIVTFTHPTDVAISGADGSSTLPLFNNKGELSEKGSVYCNSCHDPHVWDPVNKKVSKRKNTEGNQTNSFLRIANFPSPDLCRDCHEKQTFIEGTDHDLANTAPKVKNFEDNTRKTGGICSPCHVVHNGLGPRIWARDLGGDADSSSKFCFSCHSDDKCGEKKQPGKFSHPVDVPIANVGGTTTLPTFNKDAKKQENGNVYCYTCHDPHVWDPGKESKGSAKENIEGTALNSFLRLASDPEATLCRDCHSAQGYIVGSDHDMKVSAPKEKNMLGQTVFESGPCGACHVPHNAVAEKLWAKQKGNGVDAITPLCDICHGKNGCANTKQIGGTHPVGVDFSRLGLKGESPFPIFTLQGAKDIERGKVLCSTCHNLHQWDPDKKENGPGIKTEGDIKNSFLRKNNKNSEMCTTCHLQKKYVVNTEHDMRITAPSEKNVINQTAEEGGPCSACHIPHNAFGKLLIWAKLPQESPETPSMLCKSCHAANQCAANKVPLVDMHPTDIVVTNVGRRVEREHGALPMFNKDDGLRVKHGIISCGSCHNPHQWEAGKPNNTPGQNTEGTASNSFLRQKDFTLCADCHRFDSLFRYKYYHVPRIREIGRGLE is encoded by the coding sequence ATGCCTGAAAGCTCCCGGCAGGAATGTGCTGTATGCCATTATGAATGGCATCCTGATCATTCAATAAAAGATAATCCCGATCGAATACCGCGCTACATCGGCCATAAAAGATATGTAACTGATGAATGGATATGTTACAGTTGCCATGACGGTTCAATGGTTGATTCCCGGAAAGCATGGAAAAAAAAGATATCACATCCCACAAAAATAGTTCCGTCTAAAAAAGTAACTATTGCTGATAAATACCCGTTGTATTTTATGAACAATTTTGCTTATAAAGACGAAGACGGCACTTTCTACGGGGAGTTGGACTGCGGAAGCTGTCATACAGCCCATGCTGTAGGCGCACAGGACGGGGTGGTGCCTGAACGGGCAACTTATCTCCGCCAGGAGAATAAAAACTCAGAAATGTGCATGGACTGCCATAAAGATAAGACAAACGGCCCAAAAGAGGGGATGCATCCTATTAATGTTGATTCTATCCCTTTCACAAAGGAATTAAAAGATGCCGGGGCATACAGCGGGGACAAACCCAATAAAGTAATCTGTGAAAGCTGTCATAAAATTCACTCCGCCGAGGCGGAAAACCTTTTGCTGTTTCCCGTCAAGGGCCCCGAAGTTGAATCTGCGAAACTTTGCGAGGCATGCCATACAAATAACCCAAGTAAAAAAGAAGGCGCAGGGCACGATACCCACCCGGTAAATGTCCCGCAAAAAAAGGCATCCATTCCATACCGCTGGCATTCCGGAAACCCGTCCAGCACAGGTAAAGACAAAAGTTTAATTTGTGTTTCCTGCCATTCCCCGCATTATGCTGCAAAAGAAACACATCTGCTGGCTGATAATAATAAAAATTCTTCTTTCTGCGAAATATGCCATATGGACAAACTCAATAAGGACACCGGTGAGAAGAACACAGGGACTCACCCTGTCGATGTTCCTTTGGCTAATGAAATGCACCCCGAAGGGTTGACTTTCGGGCAAAACAATTTAGTCATCTGTGAAAGCTGCCACAAGGTTCATAATGCCGCAGATAACGCCGCCAATGATGGAACTGACGGCAAAATTATGGCTGTTTCAAATAAAAATTCAGGATTATGCCGTCAATGCCATGAAACAAAATATGCTAACGGGATAGAGGAAGGTGAACAAAAGGGGACACATCCGGTTAATTTGGTTCCGTCAGAAGCCGTTATTGCTCCATCCCTTACGGCGTTAGGCGCAAGAAAAGGAGTGGATGAAAAATTAGTATGTGAAAGCTGTCATAAAATACATGATTCCGCTCCAAAAACGCGAAATCTTCTGGCAGATAACAAATTCTCGGGGTTATGCAACACATGCCATGAAAATAAAATAATCCGGGGTATTCGTGATTCTATATCCTCTATAAAACACCCGGTCAATATCATTTCAGACAAGGTAAAAATTGCTGAAGATATTATGAAGGCGGGAGGCGCTCTCGGTCCAAATAAAGAAATGATTTGTACTACATGCCATTTGCCGCACAAAGGGATAAAAAATACCCCTCTTCTGGTTTTAGGCAATGATCAATCATCTATCTGCCTGGACTGTCATAAAGATAAAAAAGCTGTTTTTTATTCAGACCATAATTTAGCTATTACGGCAAAGGACGAACCAAACATAAAAAATCAGACTGTTGAGCAGTCGGGCATCTGCGGGCCGTGCCATTTTTCCCACGGGTGGGCAAAAAAACTTACCGGCGATGGTGATTTTGTCACACAGCTCTGTATCAGCTGTCACAACAAAGACGGATCTGCCGGCAAAAAACCCATTGATAAATATTCTCACCCGACAGATAAATCAATTAAAAAAGCGGACGGGACATCATCCCTTCCTCTATTTGACGAATTGGGAAAACAAAAAACAGACGGGGAGGGAAATATCTTCTGCACAAGCTGTCACGACCCCCATGTATGGGACCCGAATAAAATAGACACAGCTTACAGCCAAAACAGGGAAGGCGATTTTACAAATAGTTTTCTCCGCAAATCAAATGATGCGAAATCCTCCCTTTGTAAAGACTGCCATGAAGATAAATTCTTTGTGGAAAATACGGAACATGACTTGTCTATTACTGCTAAAGACGCGAAAAATATTGAAGGGAAAACAAGTTCATCCGGCGGAATATGCAGTGCCTGCCACCTGGCGCACAATGGAAAAGAGCGCAAAATATGGGCACGGGAAGTTCCTCAGACCGGTAAAGACACTTCTACAAATTTATGTGTTAGTTGCCATTCTGAAAAAAATCCGGGCGCAGATAAAAAAATTGTTACTTTTACCCATCCGACAGATGTCGCGATTTCCGGCGCAGACGGAAGTTCTACCCTGCCGTTATTTAATAATAAAGGTGAGCTTTCAGAAAAAGGCAGTGTATACTGCAACTCATGCCACGACCCCCATGTATGGGACCCGGTAAATAAAAAAGTATCAAAACGTAAAAATACAGAAGGAAACCAGACAAACAGTTTTTTAAGAATAGCCAACTTCCCGTCTCCTGATTTATGCAGGGATTGCCACGAAAAACAGACCTTTATTGAGGGGACTGACCATGACCTTGCAAATACAGCTCCGAAGGTTAAAAACTTCGAAGATAACACGCGCAAAACCGGCGGCATATGCAGCCCATGTCATGTTGTCCATAACGGGTTAGGCCCCAGAATCTGGGCAAGGGATTTAGGCGGCGACGCGGATTCTTCTTCTAAATTTTGTTTTTCATGCCATTCAGATGATAAATGCGGGGAAAAGAAACAGCCGGGAAAATTTTCCCACCCTGTAGATGTGCCAATCGCAAATGTCGGAGGGACAACGACACTTCCTACATTTAATAAAGATGCGAAAAAACAGGAAAACGGAAATGTCTACTGCTACACTTGTCATGACCCGCATGTATGGGACCCGGGAAAGGAATCAAAAGGAAGTGCCAAAGAAAATATTGAAGGAACAGCTTTAAACAGTTTTCTCCGTCTCGCCTCTGATCCGGAAGCGACTTTATGCCGCGACTGTCACAGCGCGCAAGGTTATATTGTAGGCAGTGACCATGACATGAAGGTATCGGCGCCAAAAGAAAAAAATATGCTAGGACAGACTGTTTTTGAATCCGGGCCTTGCGGGGCGTGCCATGTCCCGCATAACGCAGTGGCGGAAAAATTATGGGCAAAACAAAAAGGAAATGGGGTTGACGCCATCACTCCTCTGTGTGACATCTGTCACGGCAAAAACGGCTGCGCAAATACAAAACAAATCGGAGGAACACATCCTGTCGGCGTAGATTTCAGCCGCCTGGGGCTTAAGGGGGAATCCCCTTTCCCGATATTCACGTTACAGGGGGCCAAAGATATTGAAAGGGGCAAGGTTCTTTGCTCTACCTGTCATAATCTCCACCAGTGGGACCCTGACAAAAAAGAAAATGGCCCCGGGATAAAAACCGAAGGGGATATTAAAAACAGTTTCTTAAGAAAAAATAATAAAAATTCCGAGATGTGCACAACATGCCATTTGCAAAAGAAATATGTTGTTAATACAGAACATGATATGAGGATTACCGCGCCTTCCGAGAAAAACGTTATTAATCAAACGGCAGAAGAAGGCGGCCCGTGCAGCGCATGCCATATTCCTCATAATGCCTTTGGTAAACTACTCATATGGGCAAAATTACCTCAAGAAAGCCCGGAAACTCCGTCTATGCTCTGTAAAAGCTGCCACGCGGCCAACCAATGCGCGGCAAATAAGGTTCCACTGGTTGATATGCATCCAACTGATATTGTGGTTACTAATGTCGGCAGGCGTGTTGAACGCGAACACGGGGCGCTCCCCATGTTTAATAAAGACGACGGCCTCAGGGTAAAACATGGTATTATATCCTGCGGGTCTTGTCACAATCCGCATCAATGGGAAGCAGGGAAACCCAATAATACCCCGGGACAAAATACAGAAGGGACCGCATCCAATAGTTTCCTGCGCCAGAAAGATTTTACTTTATGCGCCGACTGCCACAGGTTTGATTCTCTCTTCCGGTATAAATATTACCATGTCCCGAGAATACGGGAAATTGGAAGGGGACTGGAATAA
- a CDS encoding NHL repeat-containing protein codes for MFKKIFIFLFFVTLFTNNPYIAGEETSIKVRLLYEIKGPASFPLNQPSDIALGPNGNLYILDGVNHRVVVTNQKGEFIKEFGAKGDKQGELDTPLGITIDIDGRVYIADSKNHRISIFDSEGNFQHQFSLKPGEEKLPADPTDIIVVKDKCFIVDNDNHRVLVYNKKGDFIREWGNNGRRKGEFRFPFMLSSDSKGEIYIVDVINARVQVFDQEGNYLRQIGLWGIKKGTFYRPKGITIDKQDRIFISDSFLGVIQVFNRDGEFISLINNEYNNRRNFITPVGILTDESNHLYVVEMIANLIEVFNLQ; via the coding sequence ATGTTTAAAAAAATTTTTATCTTTCTTTTTTTCGTAACTCTTTTTACTAATAATCCTTATATCGCTGGAGAAGAAACTTCTATAAAAGTCCGGCTTCTTTACGAAATAAAAGGGCCTGCTTCTTTTCCATTAAATCAACCCAGCGATATAGCCCTTGGCCCAAACGGTAACCTGTATATACTCGATGGTGTAAACCACAGGGTAGTAGTTACAAACCAGAAGGGTGAATTTATTAAAGAATTCGGCGCGAAAGGCGATAAGCAGGGAGAACTCGATACCCCTTTAGGCATTACTATCGATATTGATGGAAGGGTTTATATCGCAGATTCCAAGAATCACAGAATTTCGATATTTGATTCTGAAGGAAATTTCCAACACCAATTTTCATTAAAACCGGGGGAGGAGAAACTGCCGGCAGACCCGACAGATATTATTGTTGTAAAAGACAAATGTTTTATTGTAGATAACGACAACCATAGGGTGTTAGTATATAACAAAAAGGGCGATTTTATAAGAGAGTGGGGTAATAACGGCAGAAGGAAGGGGGAATTCCGGTTCCCTTTTATGCTTTCAAGCGACAGCAAAGGTGAAATTTATATAGTTGATGTCATTAACGCAAGAGTGCAGGTTTTTGACCAGGAGGGAAATTATCTGCGCCAGATAGGCCTTTGGGGTATTAAAAAAGGAACTTTCTACCGGCCAAAAGGCATTACTATAGATAAACAGGACAGGATATTTATAAGCGACAGTTTCCTTGGGGTCATTCAAGTATTTAATAGGGATGGGGAATTTATCTCTCTAATCAACAATGAATATAATAACCGCAGAAATTTTATAACACCCGTTGGTATCTTAACCGATGAATCTAACCATCTCTATGTGGTTGAAATGATTGCCAACCTGATTGAAGTCTTTAATCTACAATAA